The following nucleotide sequence is from Treponema pectinovorum.
GTGCAAGTCTGTTTAATAGGGGACGTTCTGTTAACGTGTCTCCGTTCCATCGTTTTTTTATATCTGAAAGGCAGACTGGTTTTTGGTTTCCAGAATATAGTGGGTCGCAAACGATTGAAAGGTCTATTGAACGAAGGTGTGCTCTAATTTGATGTGTTCTTCCTGTGATTGGGCGGGCTTCTATCCAACTGTAAGGACCGCATACTCCTATAAGGCGAAATTCTGTTACCGAAGGTTTCCCAAATTTTGTATTTACGATTGTTCTATGGCGTGCATCTCCATCTGGCAATAATTTTGATTTAACTGTTTCTGTCTGCCAAAGAGGTCTTCCATTTACTAGACAGTGGTAGATTTTTTCTACTTTGCGTTCTTCAAATTGAATTGAAAGGTTTCGATGCGATTCAGGATTTTTTGCATATATTACGCATCCAGAGGTGTCTTTATCTATTCTATGGATTGCAAAAAGTTTACCAAATTCTTTTTCTGCTTCTAAATCAAGACGAGGGGCAGCTTCATCATAACGGTCTGCTGCTATTAAAAGTCCCGAACGCTTATTTAAAACTAAAATATCTTCATCGTTGTAAATGACTGTGTAGTCTGGCGTGGTTTTCATAATGCGGATTATAACATAAGTAAAAAAAATACTGAATAAACGAGCTTTTAGTTGAAAACGCGGATTAGAATTTTTATGATTTCAAATTTTCGATTAAAATTTTGAGATGAGAAATCGACTTGTTTTGTTAAAATTTTTCATTCAAAAATTGACATAAAAAGCCAATCGTTTTTTGAAAATTTACAGATTTACGCTTTATAGAATAACGCAAATTTTTCTGATAGAATTTGTTTATGGATTTTGATTCGCCTTATTTAACCAAACAGATAATCGCATACATTGGAAACAAACGAAAATTGCTTTCTTTAATTTATAAGGCGTTAGAAGAATCTGGAATTGATTTTTCAAAACAACTGAAATTTGCAGATTTATTCAGCGGAAGTGCAGTTGTAAGCAGATTTGCAAAATTTTTGGGATTTGAAGTTCATTGCAACGACTGGGAACCTTATGCAAAAATCATTGCAGAAGGCTGTGTAAAAGCGGACAAAAAATCACTTAAAAATTTTTTTAATACCGATGAAGAGTTTTTATCTTTTCTTAATAAAATGAATTCTCTTCCTTGCCCACAGGATAAAGACTGTTACATCGCAAAATATTACGCTCCAAAAAGCGATGATATCCTGGAAGCGGATTATAAGACCGAGCGTCTTTTTTATACGCGACAAAATGCACTTGCCATAGATAAAATTCGAAATCATATCGAAAAAGAATTTCCTGAAACCTCTCCAAAAAATGAGGTTTTGCGCAACGTTCTGATTGCAAATTTATTGTACGAGGCGGCAACTCATACAAATACGAGCGGAGTTTTTAAGGCTTTTCATAAAGAATTTGGCGGTCATGGGAAAGATGCTCTAAAGCGAATTTTATCGCCTATAAAATTGAATCTGCCAGAATTGATTGACGGCAAGGCTCCAGTTTTTGTGTATAACGAAGACGCAAATTGCTTGGTCAAAAAACTTCCAAAAATGGATGTCGTTTATTTAGACCCTCCATATAACCAACACCAATACGGGAGCAACTATCACATTTTAAATACGATTGCATGTTGGGATAAAATTCCAGAACCTCTTGAACTTAACGAGAAAGGTGTTTTAAAAAATAAAGCAGGGATTCGCTCCGATTGGATAAAAACTCGCTCAAAATATTGCTATAAGGACACAGCCGTGGCAGCATTCAGCGAGCTGATTAAAAACATAAATGCAGATTTAATTTTGATAAGTTACAGTTCCGACGGAATAATTCCATTTGAGCAGATGAAAAAAATCGCTTTGGAAAGGGGTTATGTTTCAATCGTAACCAGCACTTATACTACATATCGCGGTGGCAAACAGAGCAACAGCCGTGTTAATGCGGATATAGAATTCATACTCGTAATAGACACACAACGAAAAGCTTTAAAAGAATGTGAAGAAAAAATCGACAGGATAATTTTAGAAAAAAAAGTTTTAATGCTTTTAAAGCGAAGATTTTATCGACACCGTTTGGAAAGAGAATTCGACAGTTTTACAGATGAAAAAGCGATTTTAAAATTAGGAAATAAAAAAATTGAATTTCCATGTAAAGATAAATTTACGCTTGGAATTCCAGAAAATTTTTATTCATTTAATAGCGATAAACTTTTTAAAATACTTACTGTTCTTGAAAAAACGATTTGCACTACAAAAAAAGAAGAACTTGAACAACTCCTTTTGCTTTGTACAGAAAAAAATGGGAATGAAAAAAAGTATATTCGCCTTGTTCCTGCAACATTAAAAAAATTGGCACAAAAAAAATATAAGCAAATATTTTACGAAGAGTTAAAAAATATAAAAAACGCATTGGAATCAAGACCAGACTTGTATTCTTTTATAGAACCAAAAATTTTAGAAATAAAAACTATTGCAGAAATTCGATTTAATACTTGAACCGTGCTAAAATATTTTGCATGTACAAAAATCCTATCATTCTATGTGATTATTCCGATCCTGATGTCATTAGAGTTGGCGAAGACTTTTTTTTAGTTGCTTCTAGTTTTAATTTTACTCCAGGACTTCCTATTTTAACCTCTAAAAATTTGGTTGACTGGAAACTCGTTAATTATGCTGTGGAAAATATCCCGATTGCTCGCTATAAATATCCTCAAAATGCAGAAGGAATTTGGGCACCGTCTTTTGCGTATCACGATGGAATGTATTATATTACTGTAGGGTTCCCAGACGAAGGAATTTATATCACTCAAACAGAAAATATTTTGGGGAAGTGGTCGCCTTTAAAAGAGATTTTTCATGCAAAAGGTTTTATAGATCCTTGTTTATTTTGGGATGAAGATGGAAAAGCTTATATTGTTCACGCTTATGCAAGGAGCCGATGTGGTTTTAACAGCAAGATAGGAATTTTGGATTTTGATGATAAAAATTTGGTTTGTACTGGTGAAGACCGTTTTATTTTTGATGGAACAAAAACTCAACCTACAATCGAAGGGCCAAAAGTTTATAAGCGAAACGGATATTATTATATTTTTGCTCCAGCAGGTGGAGTTACAGACGGATGGCAAACTGTATTGCGCTCTAAAAATATAGAAGGCCCTTATGAAGAAAAAATTGTCTTAGAACAAGGCTCTACAGAGATAAATGGTCCTCACCAAGGTGCTTTGGTTACAACTGCACTAGGCGAAGACTGGTTTATTCATTTTCAAGAGCGGGGAATTTACGGCAGAGTTGTAAATCTTGAACCTGTTGCTTGGCGAAATAATTGGCCTTTGGTTGGGTCTTCCGTAAAAACAGGAGTATGGCCGGGCGAGCCTGTTGAAAAATATCTATATCCAAAAGTTAAAAAATCTAAATTATTTGATTCAAATATAACGATAAAAAATGTGCGTGCGTTTGAAGGAGCATCTTTGGAATGGCAATGGAATGGCAATCATGATGACAGTTTTGCAACTCAGGTTGGACCACAAAATAAAGCTGCTGAATCATTTAGATTGAATGTGCTCAATGTATCTTCGCAGTTTCAGAATGGCTTTCCAGTTTTATGGAATTCTTCAAATGTACTTTCTCAAAAAATAAAATATGAAAGTTTTTATTTTACGGCTAGTGCAGTTTTAAAAGAACTTCCGCAAAAATGTCGTGCTGGAATGATTTTTGCAGGAGAAGAATACGCTTCTGTTGCAGTAGAAAGAACTTTTAACGGTTTTGACCTTGTGTATATAGAGTCACAAAATAAAGAACTTACAGATGAAGTCCGCACAGAAAAAGAGAAAATACGAATACCGATAAAACTTTCGAAAGCAAATCAAACTGTAAAGTTTAGAATGGATTTTATACCTTTTAGCATTTATGCAGGAGCAGTTCAGTTTAGCGTTGAATCTGGAGTATTTTTTAAAACTTTTAAATGGAAAAGCGAATATTTTGGCACGGAAAACGCACATTGGGTTGGTGGCAGATTTGGGCTTTACGCAGTTGGCGATGTTTTTGGTAATGTGCTTTTTTATGATGTAAAAGTTAGGCATTAAATCGACTAATCATCGGTAGTTTTAGTTGTACGAACTTGTAGCAAAACTATTCAGTTAGTCGTTTGAATCTAATAATCCAGCAGCAAATAAAAGCGATTTTGTGTAACTTTGTTCTGGATTTTCTAAAAGTTCGTCCGTAGTTTTTTCTTCAATTATTTTGCCTCTGTACATTACTCCAATTCTGTCGGCCATATATGCAACAACATTTAGATTGTGGCTTATAAAAATATATGTGAGATTTAATGATTTTTGCATGGATTTTAACAAGTTTAATATTTGAGATTGAATTAAAACGTCCAACGCGCTCACGCATTCATCGCAGATTACAAATTCGGGTTTTAAAATCATTGCAGCTGCTATTGCAACTCTTTGCCTTTGCCCGCCAGAAAGTTGTGATGGATATTTTTCAAGACAGTCTGGTGGAAGCCCGACCAGCGTTCTCATTTCGTTTACAAGACCGAGCCGTTCTTTTTTTGATTTTGCGATTTTATGAATTATCAAAGGTTCTTCAATTATTGAAGCGATTTTCATTTTTGGGTTTAGTGATGAAGATGAATCCTGAAAAATTATCTGACATTTTTTTCTGAATTCTTTTATCTTCTTTGAAGTTTGCAACCTTTTTTTTTGAAAAAGATTTTTTGAATTTTCTTTTTTATCAAAAATCTTTTGTCCGTCAAAAATTATTTCCCCCGAATCTGCATTTTGAATTGCGCATATCAAACTGCTCAAAGTTGATTTTCCAGACCCCGACTCTCCAACCAAACCGTAACATTCGCCGCGTTTTACAGAGAGATTTATTCCATCAACAGCTTTTATTGTGGAATTTTTTGTTTTAAAAGATTTATGCAGATTTTTGCATTCCAGGATTGTTTCGGTCAATTTATTATCTCCTGTTCAAAATATAGCGGGAGTTTTTTATTGCGATTTTTTGCATTTGGAATCGAATTTAAAAGTGCCTGCGTGTAAGGATGTTCTGGCGAAGAAAAAATCTTTTCGATTGAGCCTTGTTCTACGATTTGTCCTTTGTACATTATGTAAATACGCTCGCAGATTTTTTTTACGACAGAAAAATCGTGAGTTATCAAAAGAAGCGCCGTGTTGAACTGCTGTTTTAAATCGCAAAAAATTTTTAAAATTTCATTTTGTGTGGAAATGTCGAGGGCGGTAGTCGGTTCGTCTGCAATTAAAAGTTCAGGATTTGTCATCAAGGCACTTGCAATCATAACCCTTTGCCTCATTCCGCCAGAAAGTTCATACGGATAGCTGTTTAAAATTCTATCCGTGTCTAAAAGGCCGGTCATTTTTGCAAGTTCTCTCGCTTTTTTTTCTGCCATAGAACGTTCTGTGCCTGCAACCAGTGCGGATTCTTCAATCTGTTTTTTTATTTTTATAAGCGGATTCAGGCTTGTCATTGGTTCTTGAAATATTATCGATTTGTTTTTGCCAGAAAAATCTATTGTGCCTGCGGTTATTTTTGCGCTTTCTGGGAGAAGGTTCATTATGCTTAACGCGGTCATCGATTTGCCAGAGCCGGACTCCCCGACGAGTGCCACAAATTCACCTTTTTTAACTTCTAAATTTATGCCTTTTAATGCCTGAAAAGTTTTTTGCTTTGATGAGAATTCAACTTTTAAATTTCTTATCTTTAATAAATCTTCCATAATTTAATTTCTGTTTACCTCTGCAATTCCATCGCCCATCAAATTTAGAGAAAAAACCAAAATTGCCAAAAACAATAGCGGAATTAAAACTCCCAGCGGATTTGTGAATATGTAATGCTGTGCATCGTTTAACATTCTTCCAAAACTCGGATACGGAGGTTTAACGCCAAGTCCAAGATAACTCAATCCTGACTCGCTCAATATTGCCATTGAAAAAGAAAATGTTGCAGTTACTAAAAGTTCACTCAAAATATTTGGCAAAATATGAATGTACATTATGCGAAAATTTCCTGCTCCACGAACGATTGCCGCTTGAACAAAAATTGAATTTTTTAGTTTTATATATCCAGCTCGCGTAATCCTTGTAAATCGTGGAACGCTCATTATGCACAAAGCTAAAATTGTTATTTTTATGCTCGGCTCAAATACCGCGGCAAGCATCAACGCAAGAAGAATTCCAGGAAAAGCCATTTGAACGCTTATCAGTTTCATTATAAAAGCGTCTATAAAACCGCCAAACCAGCCTGCAATAGAACCAAGAATTAGCCCTGTTACAAGCCCAAAAATCATAACGATAAAACCGATTAGAACAGAAATTCTTATTCCAACTAAAATTCTGCTTAAAACGTCTC
It contains:
- a CDS encoding DNA adenine methylase, which codes for MDFDSPYLTKQIIAYIGNKRKLLSLIYKALEESGIDFSKQLKFADLFSGSAVVSRFAKFLGFEVHCNDWEPYAKIIAEGCVKADKKSLKNFFNTDEEFLSFLNKMNSLPCPQDKDCYIAKYYAPKSDDILEADYKTERLFYTRQNALAIDKIRNHIEKEFPETSPKNEVLRNVLIANLLYEAATHTNTSGVFKAFHKEFGGHGKDALKRILSPIKLNLPELIDGKAPVFVYNEDANCLVKKLPKMDVVYLDPPYNQHQYGSNYHILNTIACWDKIPEPLELNEKGVLKNKAGIRSDWIKTRSKYCYKDTAVAAFSELIKNINADLILISYSSDGIIPFEQMKKIALERGYVSIVTSTYTTYRGGKQSNSRVNADIEFILVIDTQRKALKECEEKIDRIILEKKVLMLLKRRFYRHRLEREFDSFTDEKAILKLGNKKIEFPCKDKFTLGIPENFYSFNSDKLFKILTVLEKTICTTKKEELEQLLLLCTEKNGNEKKYIRLVPATLKKLAQKKYKQIFYEELKNIKNALESRPDLYSFIEPKILEIKTIAEIRFNT
- a CDS encoding glycoside hydrolase family 43 protein → MYKNPIILCDYSDPDVIRVGEDFFLVASSFNFTPGLPILTSKNLVDWKLVNYAVENIPIARYKYPQNAEGIWAPSFAYHDGMYYITVGFPDEGIYITQTENILGKWSPLKEIFHAKGFIDPCLFWDEDGKAYIVHAYARSRCGFNSKIGILDFDDKNLVCTGEDRFIFDGTKTQPTIEGPKVYKRNGYYYIFAPAGGVTDGWQTVLRSKNIEGPYEEKIVLEQGSTEINGPHQGALVTTALGEDWFIHFQERGIYGRVVNLEPVAWRNNWPLVGSSVKTGVWPGEPVEKYLYPKVKKSKLFDSNITIKNVRAFEGASLEWQWNGNHDDSFATQVGPQNKAAESFRLNVLNVSSQFQNGFPVLWNSSNVLSQKIKYESFYFTASAVLKELPQKCRAGMIFAGEEYASVAVERTFNGFDLVYIESQNKELTDEVRTEKEKIRIPIKLSKANQTVKFRMDFIPFSIYAGAVQFSVESGVFFKTFKWKSEYFGTENAHWVGGRFGLYAVGDVFGNVLFYDVKVRH
- a CDS encoding ABC transporter ATP-binding protein; its protein translation is MEDLLKIRNLKVEFSSKQKTFQALKGINLEVKKGEFVALVGESGSGKSMTALSIMNLLPESAKITAGTIDFSGKNKSIIFQEPMTSLNPLIKIKKQIEESALVAGTERSMAEKKARELAKMTGLLDTDRILNSYPYELSGGMRQRVMIASALMTNPELLIADEPTTALDISTQNEILKIFCDLKQQFNTALLLITHDFSVVKKICERIYIMYKGQIVEQGSIEKIFSSPEHPYTQALLNSIPNAKNRNKKLPLYFEQEIIN
- a CDS encoding ABC transporter permease → MIKKIWENKTFFVGFCMFSFIILIMVLGLIHLPYDYEATDSSLKLKGLSIVHLFGTDNLGRDVLSRILVGIRISVLIGFIVMIFGLVTGLILGSIAGWFGGFIDAFIMKLISVQMAFPGILLALMLAAVFEPSIKITILALCIMSVPRFTRITRAGYIKLKNSIFVQAAIVRGAGNFRIMYIHILPNILSELLVTATFSFSMAILSESGLSYLGLGVKPPYPSFGRMLNDAQHYIFTNPLGVLIPLLFLAILVFSLNLMGDGIAEVNRN
- a CDS encoding RluA family pseudouridine synthase; its protein translation is MKTTPDYTVIYNDEDILVLNKRSGLLIAADRYDEAAPRLDLEAEKEFGKLFAIHRIDKDTSGCVIYAKNPESHRNLSIQFEERKVEKIYHCLVNGRPLWQTETVKSKLLPDGDARHRTIVNTKFGKPSVTEFRLIGVCGPYSWIEARPITGRTHQIRAHLRSIDLSIVCDPLYSGNQKPVCLSDIKKRWNGDTLTERPLLNRLALHAYSIKIEHPKTTEPMTFTAPYPKDMEATRKQLLSIFGVDPLA
- a CDS encoding ATP-binding cassette domain-containing protein: MTETILECKNLHKSFKTKNSTIKAVDGINLSVKRGECYGLVGESGSGKSTLSSLICAIQNADSGEIIFDGQKIFDKKENSKNLFQKKRLQTSKKIKEFRKKCQIIFQDSSSSLNPKMKIASIIEEPLIIHKIAKSKKERLGLVNEMRTLVGLPPDCLEKYPSQLSGGQRQRVAIAAAMILKPEFVICDECVSALDVLIQSQILNLLKSMQKSLNLTYIFISHNLNVVAYMADRIGVMYRGKIIEEKTTDELLENPEQSYTKSLLFAAGLLDSND